The following are encoded together in the Diabrotica undecimpunctata isolate CICGRU chromosome 7, icDiaUnde3, whole genome shotgun sequence genome:
- the Hecw gene encoding E3 ubiquitin-protein ligase HECW2 isoform X4 has protein sequence MTFIPIFCSGLMCHMVIFVSRIWRSLFEQEIMSYVPAMTVDNRANSTARSPRGSPQPSPIASPGLSRHRVTAPHKRDFEAKLRNFYRKLESKGYGQGPGKFKLHIRRDHLLEDAFRRIMSANKKELQKGKLCVVWDNEEGLDYGGPSREFFFLLSRELFNPYYGLFEYSANDTYTVQISPMSAFVDNYHDWFRFSGRVLGLALVHQYLLDAFFTRPFYKALLRLPVALSDLESLDFEFHQSLQWIKEHDVSTQGELELTFAVTEEVFGQVLERELKPGGRNVPVTEKNKKEYLERIVRWRLERGVSEQTESLVRGFYEVVDPRLVSVFDARELELVIAGTAEIDLIDWRHNTEYRGGYHDQHPVVIWFWQAIERFTNEQRLRLLQFVTGTSSIPFEGFSALRGSIGPRKFCIEKWGKPNSLPRAHTCFNRLDLPPYPTSEVLYEKLLLAVEETNTFGIE, from the exons ATGACGTTTATCCCAATCTTTTGCAGTGGACTAATGTGCCATATGGTTATTTTCGTGTCACGAATATGGAGAAG CCTCTTCGAACAGGAGATAATGTCATATGTTCCTGCAATGACGGTGGATAACAGAGCCAATTCTACCGCCAGAAGTCCTCGGGGGTCCCCACAGCCATCTCCCATAGCTTCTCCAGGTCTGAGTAGGCATAGAGTTACCGCACCCCACAAGAGGGACTTTGAGGCTAAGCTCAGGAATTTTTACAGGAAGTTGGAGAGCAAAGGATACGGACAAGGACCCGGAAAGTTCAA gctCCATATCCGAAGGGACCACCTTCTTGAGGACGCCTTCCGAAGAATAATGTCGGCAAACAAAAAAGAGCTCCAAAAAGGAAAATTGTGCGTGGTGTGGGATAATGAAGAAGGTTTAGATTACGGAGGGCCTTCTCGagaatttttttttctgcttTCCAGAGAACTTTTCAATCCCTACTATGGTCTGTTCGAGTATTCAGCTAATGATACTTATACTGTACAGATCTCTCCTATGTCTGCCTTCGTCGATAACTATCACGATTG gtttagATTCAGTGGCCGTGTTTTGGGCCTAGCTCTAGTCCATCAATACCTCCTAGATGCTTTCTTCACAAGACCTTTTTACAAAGCGTTGCTGAGGCTTCCCGTAGCGTTATCGGATCTGGAAAGCCTCGATTTTGAGTTTCACCAAAGTCTTCAGTGGATCAAAGAGCACGACGTATCCACTCAAGGAGAGTTAGAACTAACGTTCGCTGTGACTGAGGAGGTGTTCGGCCAAGTGTTAGAGAGAGAATTGAAACCTGGAGGGAGAAACGTGCCCGTGACTGAGAAAAACAAAAAG GAATACTTAGAAAGGATAGTTCGATGGCGTTTAGAACGTGGAGTTTCGGAGCAGACGGAATCGCTAGTGAGAGGCTTCTATGAAGTCGTCGACCCTAGACTAGTCAGTGTATTCGATGCTAGGGAGTTAGAATTAGTGATCGCCGGCACGGCAGAAATTGATCTGATCGATTGGAGGCACAATACCGAGTATCGAGGTGGTTATCACGACCAACATCCAGTCGTCATATGGTTTTGGCAAGCCATCGAAAg GTTTACCAACGAGCAGAGACTTCGCCTCCTTCAGTTCGTTACAGGCACCTCTAGTATTCCCTTCGAGGGTTTCTCTGCACTCCGAGGCTCAATAGGACCTCGAAAGTTTTGTATAGAGAAATGGGGTAAACCGAATAGTCTTCCGAGAGCACATACGTGCTTTAATAGGCTAGATCTGCCACCCTATCCCACGTCGGAGGTTCTTTATGAAAAGTTGCTACTCGCTGTAGAAGAAACTAACACCTTTGGGATAGAGTGA
- the Hecw gene encoding E3 ubiquitin-protein ligase HECW2 isoform X5 gives MGIVTKTIGVIFSLLFEQEIMSYVPAMTVDNRANSTARSPRGSPQPSPIASPGLSRHRVTAPHKRDFEAKLRNFYRKLESKGYGQGPGKFKLHIRRDHLLEDAFRRIMSANKKELQKGKLCVVWDNEEGLDYGGPSREFFFLLSRELFNPYYGLFEYSANDTYTVQISPMSAFVDNYHDWFRFSGRVLGLALVHQYLLDAFFTRPFYKALLRLPVALSDLESLDFEFHQSLQWIKEHDVSTQGELELTFAVTEEVFGQVLERELKPGGRNVPVTEKNKKEYLERIVRWRLERGVSEQTESLVRGFYEVVDPRLVSVFDARELELVIAGTAEIDLIDWRHNTEYRGGYHDQHPVVIWFWQAIERFTNEQRLRLLQFVTGTSSIPFEGFSALRGSIGPRKFCIEKWGKPNSLPRAHTCFNRLDLPPYPTSEVLYEKLLLAVEETNTFGIE, from the exons CCTCTTCGAACAGGAGATAATGTCATATGTTCCTGCAATGACGGTGGATAACAGAGCCAATTCTACCGCCAGAAGTCCTCGGGGGTCCCCACAGCCATCTCCCATAGCTTCTCCAGGTCTGAGTAGGCATAGAGTTACCGCACCCCACAAGAGGGACTTTGAGGCTAAGCTCAGGAATTTTTACAGGAAGTTGGAGAGCAAAGGATACGGACAAGGACCCGGAAAGTTCAA gctCCATATCCGAAGGGACCACCTTCTTGAGGACGCCTTCCGAAGAATAATGTCGGCAAACAAAAAAGAGCTCCAAAAAGGAAAATTGTGCGTGGTGTGGGATAATGAAGAAGGTTTAGATTACGGAGGGCCTTCTCGagaatttttttttctgcttTCCAGAGAACTTTTCAATCCCTACTATGGTCTGTTCGAGTATTCAGCTAATGATACTTATACTGTACAGATCTCTCCTATGTCTGCCTTCGTCGATAACTATCACGATTG gtttagATTCAGTGGCCGTGTTTTGGGCCTAGCTCTAGTCCATCAATACCTCCTAGATGCTTTCTTCACAAGACCTTTTTACAAAGCGTTGCTGAGGCTTCCCGTAGCGTTATCGGATCTGGAAAGCCTCGATTTTGAGTTTCACCAAAGTCTTCAGTGGATCAAAGAGCACGACGTATCCACTCAAGGAGAGTTAGAACTAACGTTCGCTGTGACTGAGGAGGTGTTCGGCCAAGTGTTAGAGAGAGAATTGAAACCTGGAGGGAGAAACGTGCCCGTGACTGAGAAAAACAAAAAG GAATACTTAGAAAGGATAGTTCGATGGCGTTTAGAACGTGGAGTTTCGGAGCAGACGGAATCGCTAGTGAGAGGCTTCTATGAAGTCGTCGACCCTAGACTAGTCAGTGTATTCGATGCTAGGGAGTTAGAATTAGTGATCGCCGGCACGGCAGAAATTGATCTGATCGATTGGAGGCACAATACCGAGTATCGAGGTGGTTATCACGACCAACATCCAGTCGTCATATGGTTTTGGCAAGCCATCGAAAg GTTTACCAACGAGCAGAGACTTCGCCTCCTTCAGTTCGTTACAGGCACCTCTAGTATTCCCTTCGAGGGTTTCTCTGCACTCCGAGGCTCAATAGGACCTCGAAAGTTTTGTATAGAGAAATGGGGTAAACCGAATAGTCTTCCGAGAGCACATACGTGCTTTAATAGGCTAGATCTGCCACCCTATCCCACGTCGGAGGTTCTTTATGAAAAGTTGCTACTCGCTGTAGAAGAAACTAACACCTTTGGGATAGAGTGA
- the Hecw gene encoding E3 ubiquitin-protein ligase HECW2 isoform X6 gives MEYGWHSWAMIDIRLFEQEIMSYVPAMTVDNRANSTARSPRGSPQPSPIASPGLSRHRVTAPHKRDFEAKLRNFYRKLESKGYGQGPGKFKLHIRRDHLLEDAFRRIMSANKKELQKGKLCVVWDNEEGLDYGGPSREFFFLLSRELFNPYYGLFEYSANDTYTVQISPMSAFVDNYHDWFRFSGRVLGLALVHQYLLDAFFTRPFYKALLRLPVALSDLESLDFEFHQSLQWIKEHDVSTQGELELTFAVTEEVFGQVLERELKPGGRNVPVTEKNKKEYLERIVRWRLERGVSEQTESLVRGFYEVVDPRLVSVFDARELELVIAGTAEIDLIDWRHNTEYRGGYHDQHPVVIWFWQAIERFTNEQRLRLLQFVTGTSSIPFEGFSALRGSIGPRKFCIEKWGKPNSLPRAHTCFNRLDLPPYPTSEVLYEKLLLAVEETNTFGIE, from the exons CCTCTTCGAACAGGAGATAATGTCATATGTTCCTGCAATGACGGTGGATAACAGAGCCAATTCTACCGCCAGAAGTCCTCGGGGGTCCCCACAGCCATCTCCCATAGCTTCTCCAGGTCTGAGTAGGCATAGAGTTACCGCACCCCACAAGAGGGACTTTGAGGCTAAGCTCAGGAATTTTTACAGGAAGTTGGAGAGCAAAGGATACGGACAAGGACCCGGAAAGTTCAA gctCCATATCCGAAGGGACCACCTTCTTGAGGACGCCTTCCGAAGAATAATGTCGGCAAACAAAAAAGAGCTCCAAAAAGGAAAATTGTGCGTGGTGTGGGATAATGAAGAAGGTTTAGATTACGGAGGGCCTTCTCGagaatttttttttctgcttTCCAGAGAACTTTTCAATCCCTACTATGGTCTGTTCGAGTATTCAGCTAATGATACTTATACTGTACAGATCTCTCCTATGTCTGCCTTCGTCGATAACTATCACGATTG gtttagATTCAGTGGCCGTGTTTTGGGCCTAGCTCTAGTCCATCAATACCTCCTAGATGCTTTCTTCACAAGACCTTTTTACAAAGCGTTGCTGAGGCTTCCCGTAGCGTTATCGGATCTGGAAAGCCTCGATTTTGAGTTTCACCAAAGTCTTCAGTGGATCAAAGAGCACGACGTATCCACTCAAGGAGAGTTAGAACTAACGTTCGCTGTGACTGAGGAGGTGTTCGGCCAAGTGTTAGAGAGAGAATTGAAACCTGGAGGGAGAAACGTGCCCGTGACTGAGAAAAACAAAAAG GAATACTTAGAAAGGATAGTTCGATGGCGTTTAGAACGTGGAGTTTCGGAGCAGACGGAATCGCTAGTGAGAGGCTTCTATGAAGTCGTCGACCCTAGACTAGTCAGTGTATTCGATGCTAGGGAGTTAGAATTAGTGATCGCCGGCACGGCAGAAATTGATCTGATCGATTGGAGGCACAATACCGAGTATCGAGGTGGTTATCACGACCAACATCCAGTCGTCATATGGTTTTGGCAAGCCATCGAAAg GTTTACCAACGAGCAGAGACTTCGCCTCCTTCAGTTCGTTACAGGCACCTCTAGTATTCCCTTCGAGGGTTTCTCTGCACTCCGAGGCTCAATAGGACCTCGAAAGTTTTGTATAGAGAAATGGGGTAAACCGAATAGTCTTCCGAGAGCACATACGTGCTTTAATAGGCTAGATCTGCCACCCTATCCCACGTCGGAGGTTCTTTATGAAAAGTTGCTACTCGCTGTAGAAGAAACTAACACCTTTGGGATAGAGTGA
- the tilB gene encoding dynein axonemal assembly factor 11, whose translation MVKITEDLVRKKAEHNEKIIGTLEELSLHQEDVEKIENLNNWCKDLQILYLQANLISKIENVNKLKKLQYLNLAINNIEKIENLERCESLEKLDLTLNFIGDLESVCNLRHNIHLRDLYLTGNPCCDYEGYRNYVVASLPQLKNLDSREISKSERIKSQQLLEQTEKKIQQAQVKYFKWRQEQRERMNQIDYTGISNDEFWKMTSEHCPETRIEMAKRQSKKDRDVCNVYEETPKILLKLFNKEGRPLNVNQAKLDFSFNDEDPRQFTLDVSVYKFLDSNLINVDLQPIYVKITVKEKIFQIVFPEEILVEKSTAQRSQTTGHLVLKLPKANYKEPLHTEKKALQKLQSAKKETKNEYLEVKDEVGDLDFSKIVENNNKIKAINVDPDIPPLEFVYHC comes from the exons ATGGTTAAAATTACAGAAGATTTGGTGAGAAAAAAAGCAGAACACAATGAGAAAATAATTGGCACGCTTGAAGAGTTATCGCTCCATCAAGAAGACGTTGAAAAAATAGAAAACCTTAACAATTGGTGCAAAGACTTACAAATTTTGTATTTACAAGCAAACCttatatcaaaaatagaaaatgtaaataagTTAAAGAAACTGCAGTATTTAAACCTAGCCATTAATAACattgaaaaaatagaaaatttagaaAGGTGCGAATCGTTAGAAAAATTGGATTTGACTTTAAATTTTATAGGGGATTTGGAAAGTGTTTGTAATCTTAGGCACAACATTCATTTAAGGGATCTATACTTAACTGGAAACCCTTGCTGTGACTACGAGGGTTACAGAAATTATGTAGTAGCTTCATTGCCACAACTGAAAAATCTGGACTCTAGAGAAATTAGCAAAAGCGAGAGAATTAAATCTCAACAGCTTCTAGAACAAACAGAGAAAAAAATTCAGCAAGCCCAAGTGAAGTATTTTAAATGGAGGCAAGAACAGAGAGAAAGAATGAACCAGATAGATTATACAG GTATTTCAAACGATGAATTTTGGAAAATGACTAGCGAGCATTGTCCCGAAACcagaatagaaatggcaaaaaGACAAAGTAAAAAAGATAGAGATGTCTGTAATGTTTATGAAGAAACTCCTAAAATACTtctaaaactatttaataaagaagGCAGACCACTCAATGTTAACCAAGCTAAGCTGGATTTTAGTTTTAACGATGAAGATCCAAGGCAGTTCACTTTGGATGTTTCAGTGTATAAATTTTTGGACAGTAATCTTATTAATGTAGATCTGCAGCCGATATATGTTAAAATAACtgttaaagaaaaaatatttcaaatagtatTTCCTGAAGAAATACTAGTTGAGAAAAGTACTGCCCAAAGATCTCAAACTACTGGGCATCTGGTTCTGAAACTACCCAAAGCCAATTACAAGGAACCATTGCACACAGAAAAAAAAGCTTTGCAGAAACTTCAATCAgctaagaaagaaactaaaaatgAGTATTTAGAAGTGAAAGATGAAGTAGGAGATTTAGATTTTAGTAAAATtgttgaaaataataacaaaataaaggcTATTAATGTAGATCCTGATATACCGCCTTTGGAATTTGTGTACCACTGTTAG